One Pseudomonas sp. MM213 genomic window, GCCAGCTGTCCGCGCAACCACGGATCGTTGCAGGCAGAGTTATGGGAAACCGCGAGGAACAGTCCGGGTTTGTCGACCGGCTGCGGGCGCGCGACGAGGTCATTGGCCATGCTCAGGGCCTGTGCGGCTGCCATGCCCGAATAGCGTCCGGCGAGGACAAATTCCACTTCCCCCAACAGCAATTTCTGAAGGGCCTGGGTCAGGTTTGGAGTGCGTACGAGGGTCAATTGCTGCTCGGCGAACGTAGCGAATTCCGAGGTCATTCGAGACTTTTCCGACAACGCGCCGGGATGACCGTGAAGGTCCTGCGCCTGGTTGTAGATCAGTGGCGAGTCTTTTCGGGTCCAGACCAGGTAATCGTTTTCCAGCAACGGCGGATGGATGTAATCCAGGGTTTCCAGCTCACTGACCGTCAACGGCGCGTCGGCCAGCATGTCCATGCGCCCACTGCGCACTTCCTCCAGCGCCTGGGCGCGTTTGCCGGCATAGAGCATCTCGACCTTGATGCCCAACTGCCCTGCTACTTGTTGCAACAGGTCGGCGCTGGCACCGATCAGGTGCTTGGGGTTTTGCGGGTCTTGCCACAGATACGGCGGTGCATCCGGGCTGCCGGTGACCACCAGTCGCTCACACTTGCCCGCTGCGATGGACAGCGTCGGCAACAGCGTCAGACCCAGCAGCAATGACCAACCGAACACTCGATGCAGATCCATACTCAAACCCCGTTATATCCCCTGTAGGAGCCGGCTGGCTGCGGGCGGCGTTCCGACGATGGCATCATCGCGGTGTTTCAGATGAACCGCAGTGATGCCATCGTCGGAACGCCGCCCGCAGCCAGCCGGCTCCTACAGGAAGAGCAAAAAAAAGCCCGACCAAAAGGTCGGGCTCTTTATAGGTCAAGCGGCTGGATTAGACCAGCTTCTCGAACTCAGGGATGGCTTCGAACAGGTCCGCCACCAGGCCGTAATCGGCCACCTGGAAGATCGGCGCTTCTTCGTCCTTGTTGATCGCGACGATCACTTTGGAGTCTTTCATGCCGGCCAGGTGCTGGATCGCGCCGGAGATACCGACCGCGATGTACAGCTGTGGAGCAACGATCTTGCCGGTCTGACCGACCTGCATGTCGTTGGGTACGAAACCTGCG contains:
- a CDS encoding substrate-binding periplasmic protein, coding for MDLHRVFGWSLLLGLTLLPTLSIAAGKCERLVVTGSPDAPPYLWQDPQNPKHLIGASADLLQQVAGQLGIKVEMLYAGKRAQALEEVRSGRMDMLADAPLTVSELETLDYIHPPLLENDYLVWTRKDSPLIYNQAQDLHGHPGALSEKSRMTSEFATFAEQQLTLVRTPNLTQALQKLLLGEVEFVLAGRYSGMAAAQALSMANDLVARPQPVDKPGLFLAVSHNSACNDPWLRGQLAKKMTELPASGLTEAVLQRNIERWKAQQQQPQQPPASTPKQ